One window of the Lycorma delicatula isolate Av1 chromosome 3, ASM4794821v1, whole genome shotgun sequence genome contains the following:
- the LOC142321979 gene encoding uncharacterized protein LOC142321979: MKLVIFTAALLVCIISTLSTAIPLYEEQLPYETEDTFETVLRERRSPEEKGSIVLTGKHTPGQGNTLRGEYNYNLWQGRNGAKLDANAFYQRNSGNFPGPKHDRGGGVSFSVPFGG, from the exons ATGAAGTTGGTAATATTCACTGCAGCATTATTAGTATGCATTATTTCAACTTTATCAACAGCTATACCATTATACGAAGAACAACTACCGTATGAAACTGAAGATACATTTGAAACg GTTTTGAGAGAAAGGAGATCACCGGAGGAGAAAGGAAGTATTGTCCTAACAGGAAAACATACTCCTGGTCAAGGTAATACTCTAAGAGGGGAGTACAATTACAATTTGTGGCAAGGAAGGAATGGTGCAAAACTGGATGCTAATGCTTTCTACCAAAGAAACTCTGGTAACTTCCCAGGACCAAAACATGACAGAGGAGGCGGAGTTTCGTTTTCAGTTCCCTTTGGAGGCTAA